ACAGCAGAGGGGGGGGTCCTGAGCCTCCAGAGGCAgccaactgctgctgctgctgctgctggcgcaGAGCCTGGATCTGCTGTGGAGATACAGAGATGGGCTAACCAGGACAATGAGAGGGATGACACGGAGGGACATCACAGACAAACGTAGTGGAGGACAAGGGAGGGGCATCAAAAGCACCAAGGCAaaggcacacacagagagagaaaggaagaccATAAGTCTTAAGTTTAAGTGTTAATTCTTTCCCTGCAGATTGTCCAAGAGTGGAAAGCAGCCACGAGATGGTACACCTCACGCTATCATTGCCCTGACAAagacaacatttaaaaacaacaataaatataacatttaggaaaaaaacatcaTTTTCTTCCTTCTTTATCTTAGCGTGGTTATAATACTGTATTTCCCCATGACTCACCTGTGTCCCTCTGACCAGAGGCGGCATTATGATCTGGGAGCCATGTTTGGATGACACCTGCTGGCCTCCTCTCACCAGCGGCGGAGGGATTACTGTGCCTGAACTCCTGCCTGTCAAAATCTGGTCAGAGAAAAAACAGTATAAACTACAGTATGAAGATGCTGTCACACAGATATGCTGCTTGATTGCATGTGTCATAGTAGAGCATTAACCTGCTGAGAGCCTTTATTGTTTGTAATTGTTCCCcgaatgagaggaggaggagccgaGGAGCTGGAAAGACCTGAGGGCTGTGAAGGAAATGGAGAAAGATATTAAACAATGAACAGGATGCTTGAAGTGGAAGGCCGTGTTGTGGGGAGATGTGCGACTCTTTGTGGTTACCTTCTGGAGAGTATCCTTTTGTATCTGGCTCTGTCGAAGTTTCTTCAGCAGCACCAGCTTGGCCTCCTCCAGTCTCAGCTCCACCTTCAGCTGCTTAATGATGCGCTCCCTCTCCACTGGGCTGCTCTTCTGCACTCCACAGATAACAACATCACTTACACCACTCGCTTTACAAAAGACAAAAACCCCTTTCCAGTGACTAAAGGTCTTTTCAGACAGGGAGCCATTGTCGCGCCTCGTAATTCTATTTCAATGAGAGGCGTGCAGGCAGGTAGGGGTGGGCGCGGGAGATCTGACAAGCGACGCAACAAGCGGGCGCAATGCAATCCCGTTAACTGTCATGTTCAGGCTCGTCACACGCACGCTGCAAGAGTTGGATTGCCTTGAACTTCTCCCTACGCGAGTGATGCGCAGTGCAAATAAATGAACAAGAGACTGATTCTTGCTGTTTGTTTTCCAAACAGTTATCAGGACATACACAGTGGGGCTTTTGCTTTTCAGAAATGAAATTAAGCTAATGAATAATTTACGACTATGCTAATTTAGCTACATTTAGCTAACAACaataacagtctatggttaggAAAGTCTAGGATTGCcactatttgttataaatcgACCTGCGATTAGGGATAAATGATTGATACAACAGTCAACTAATGTCATTCAGTTGATACAGTAGTGCACAGAATCCCCATGGTTACCACCCATTGATTGCCTGGCGTTTCCTCGCGGAGCGTTGACCGTCTGTCTGTTCACACGAGGAGCACAGTGAGACTCCGcgccacacacacttgtttgggctcgcgagccggccaaagagtagtaggctaacgttacgttttgagtggatggcgagcgcgagacgccaaaATAGATGCCAATAacattctgaatggaaagtttacttttaaaaagttgccaaatggtaccattgacaagaccaacgtgatctgtgtgttttgtcgttgtgaactgagctatcatcgcagcacgtccagtctgaaatatggccaagcacacagctgatgcgaattcttcgccccctcgtcaaagccaggcgacaaaagcacaaagcaagccgattcacttttccatgttgataagagcattaaaatgagaaaaaaataattggacaaaaataaatctagggacatttagaatagataaaaatgtgcgattaattgcgattaattgcgagttaactatgacattaatgcgattaatcgcgattaaatattttaatcgtttgacagcactacttaTAACCAATAACAAGCCTAGGTCATGATTTAAACATGTCTCAGGATCCATCTCAGTAGTATAGCAGAATAATACGCATGACTTCTAGctttgtgtacgtgtgtctcACCATGAGCAGGTCTGTGTCCAGCTCCTTAAAGTGGCTCAAGCCATTCATTGGTGGACTGGGCGAGTCATTATCTGACAAGATGATGACATCGTCATCTTCAGGGGACGGAGGGCGCTTCTCCCTTTTTATACTGCTGGACACAAGTAGGACAATGACATTCAAATTTACATCTCAGTATTTTATAAATCTAGCACTGATACTGAATACAGTGAATACAAAACAGCATTATAACAGTTACGTCAAAATTATTACTCAAATTAAATGTAAGGATGTAAAAGAATATAAAATTATGGGGAAAAAGTTATTTAATCCATTTTAACTTCTTCCACATTCCCCTTTTATTTCCTCTTAGGTAGATTTAAGGTTGTCAAAATCATTTTAACACTATCTGACAAATATTCTGTTTCAGCTTGTTCCAGCTCTTTACTGAAGTTTTAGGATGTGAAATATTAAAATTCAAGACCCATGTTTTTTTATGGTTACACCAAGATATTCAAAATAAATGCCTTGTGCATCATAAATACACATTTCCCTAACCGTTAGCCAAATTCAGACATATTTGGCATTTTGAAAACATCGGGATCGCCACTAGAAGTTACACAAATGTTATTTAGGTTCAAACAATGTTTAGCAGCACATTATGAGTTTGTACTGATGGATCCAGTGGGGGATGAGGTTAGGAACATTGTATGGCTATTTGGGGCAAGATGAAGAAGTACACATCAACTGGCTTGAGTTCTAGCATCCATTAGTAATGTCTGTATTCATGGAGGGTTGATCCGCTCCACTATAACCTAAGAAGTCCAGACATCTCTCCACACAGCTTCTCTTCATGTTGTTGCTATTCCATCAACAGAACAGTCCTACATTCCAAGAAGGAGCAAGGTGGGAATTTAAGCTCCAGTAAAGGTCTTTTAGTCACAATGCAACAGATGTTGGAGAACAAGCATTtcctgttgaaacaggaaattGTGGCAGCGCATTATACAGTACTGTAGGCGTCATTCTACATACCTCATTCAAATCATGCTAAAGGAAATTAAAGCATGTGGGAATTTTGAAGGCAGTCTGGATTAAGCCACACATATTACACATACCCCCCTCACAACACATATAGCTTCTCATGCAAAGTGACTAGACAGAATTTAATGAACAGAGAGTGCAGAGGTCCCCATGTGCTCAGTTACCAGAACTGGTACCTTACCAATGGCAACTGAGGTAGGTACTGGGCATATATAAAGGTATTCCTGAAGAGCGGCGTCTATGTGTTTTTTGTCTTGGTGTTGTTGAGGATGAATTTCATTTTGTGTTCCGTTGACCCCATGTACAGTGACACAGtgtacagagacagagaaatcaGTCATTTGAAAAAATTTCAGTCGAGGAACCCAATTTGTTTTGGTTGTCTGAAGGTTAAATGTTGGGTTGGCTCTTCAATGAAGACATTTGTAGAAAATGCATGGAAGCTAAGACAGAGAACACTGTATCCAACATAATAAGACCTTTCAGTTTTTGGAATGTTTTGACATGATTTCTTTTTGAATTTGTGGAACTGTATGTCATGACTGGTCATGTGGCCATcctggttgttgttgctgcccAGCCCATATGGGCTGGGCAGCATACTGTACTCAAATAAACAAATCAATCAATCTGGTTAGGGGATTACACAGATACAGATTATATATTTCTATGAAGTCGTTTAAGTCTACACAATGACAACGCTCTGAggcctgtctctcctctccgtcctccttatgtatgtatgtgtgtgtgtgtgtgtgtgtgtgtgtgtgtgtgtgtgtgtgtgtgttagtctcTCCTCAGGGCTTAGCGCCATCATCACTTCCTGTGGATTAATCACTACTCTTCCAAAGAAGTCACATGACTTCAAAGTCATCATCACGTGACACACTCGCTttttcctcctcccccccccctgccCTCACTGTTCCTTCTACTGTGgaaaccatggcaacaaccgGCTGGAACCGGTTTGTGACACACGGCTTCATTTTGTGTGAGGGAAGTTTTTAGGGTTCAGGTGGTGAGTGGGGGGAAAATGGAGGTAGACTAAAAGATAAAGTTAAACATCACCTCTGAGGACAACTACACACCACCAACCCCCAACACCTCTACCCTACACAGTCATAAACAACGTCAGGATCATAAAAGTAACTTTAAACATTTTCAGCCTTTTAAGATTCAAATAAAGCGCCGTTAACCCTTTTGTATACTCTCATAAGTGAGGTTTTCccccaacaaaaaaaacaagaagccTGCAGTCGTTCTGCTGTCTAGATGAAGTTTCCTGTACATTTgcatcatgactttttttgacagatACTTCATGTGGCTGTCACAGGTGAAGAGAGTTTACTATGAACTGTTTCTCACCCTCTGGAGGTGCTCATGTCCACAGGCTGCTCTCCCGTCTGAACTTCCACTTTAATGGTGGCCTTCACCTCGCCCGCAGCCAGCATGCCACCGGACGCCTTTGGCTCCGTCAGTCGGACCTGGCTCCTTGTATCCACAGCTGGCTCTGTCTTCACCTTGCTGGCTCTGTCGTTGCAGTCAGTCCGATTGTCTGAGCTGGGTTCAACCATCGTCTGTTGGGCCCGCTCCTGATCCTCCTTCACCGGCTGAGAGGCCAAAGGTAACGCTAAAGATAACGGCGACAGGCTCTTCTCCTGCTCGTTCTCGTGCTCTGATCCAACCATAGTCCGGCACGGATCTTCCTGTGCCAGAACAGGGCCGGGTTCAAGTTCAGTTTGTTCctgtgttgtggcttcagacGTGTCCAATTTAGGCCTTTTGCTTTCACTGTCAGCGTCAGAGAGTTCTATAGACTGGGGAGCAGCATCCTTCTCCAGCGCCCTCTTCTGGCTGCGTGTCTGGCGGACAGCCTCCTCAGACATCCCCTGCAGATAAAGGAAGAAATAACTGTTTTATCTGTattaaatatacatttaaaaaggtgTGACCAAAAACAGAACTAGAATGGACTCaaatttcttattattatttatgtggagaaacagaaacagaaagtaTGCACGCTTAGGCTGCGTccagacagagaaacagcaaTCCGGCGATTTGCGTCGGATTGCTGTTGTCTTCCgttgtcctgttgtgttctttaacccccccaatTAGCACAaatagactttatatttcacaactaCTGTTTTTCGTcgtttccgaccgcacttgaaggcagcttcatttcacggagaaagaaaagagacgagcgagacagatcgactgtgctttgttgtttggaaacattcagctgttacacaaactcctgggcagttcagtgcttgtgttttgcgttttaaaactttcttgtggcagcgatagaggcagtgatgtttcctgtttcctgtacgggacactcacaccgcctcaaaaccatctgacaagtctgatctccggttacatgatgggccaccgcagcgtgatgtggggttgcgtttctccaaaagttgagtcagTCTCAACTTTTCGCCACAGGCCTGCTGCTTTATTTTGCGTGTCCCTCCTGCGGCAAACCCCGCCACGGCCTAAACACACTACCCCCATTTCAAATGAATGAAAAGACCTGAGTTTTTGCAGCACCGTAAGACGTAGGCTGTGTGAATGCCCACTTATGCTGAAAATAGCAGATGAAAACACTGTAAATGAGATAAAATGGTCGGTCAACTGTTGAAAGCAGTGGTAATGACAGTTGAAGTAGTTGAACCTGACTAGCCACTGCAGATGTAAACAGGTtaaaagagaataaaaaaaataaatctttgcTTGTGAAAGACTGTATGGGAGTTGCAGTTAAGGTCAAACAGAAGAAGTTGGAGCGTCAGTTGCAGTTAAAAcataacttttgtttgtttagaaGAAAGCTCCACAGGGCCCCTTTAAGATGTCAGTTCAAGTGAAAATACATAAGCTGAAAGCAGCTAAAAACACTGGAAGTGTAATTACTGAAAATATTTGATTTCCGTTTCAAGTTTAAACCTTAAAAAGTAGTTACATCGTCATTTTCTATGCAAGTCCTGAAAGACGTTAAAGCACCATTTAAAGTGTAAGAGTTGAAAGCCGCTGAAGTATCAGTCGAGTTATCAGTCATTTATAAACAGGTGTAGTTCTGGGGAAGGACAGGCACAAAGATTGCTGGGGTTTGTTCTCATATTGATGTCGAATCAGACAAGAGCCAGATGGCTAAATTGTGAGAAACATTGTCAACGCGTCACCAAAGGTCTATTCATTTCGCTCTCAGCAACCAATGAACCTCCAGCAATGtgtagataattaatgactgtcAGTGAAGAAATTGGGTTGGTGCAAAATAAAGTTGGGTACAATCTTTTGAATGAAACAACAGAGGTGCACTAATGCACAATGCTTAAAAAGACAATTTTAAGCTCTGATTAGATGTCACATTTTATTCCTG
This Sander lucioperca isolate FBNREF2018 chromosome 9, SLUC_FBN_1.2, whole genome shotgun sequence DNA region includes the following protein-coding sequences:
- the LOC116037377 gene encoding transcriptional repressor p66 alpha-like isoform X8 → MYEFRFVFSFFWRDTQGMSEEAVRQTRSQKRALEKDAAPQSIELSDADSESKRPKLDTSEATTQEQTELEPGPVLAQEDPCRTMVGSEHENEQEKSLSPLSLALPLASQPVKEDQERAQQTMVEPSSDNRTDCNDRASKVKTEPAVDTRSQVRLTEPKASGGMLAAGEVKATIKVEVQTGEQPVDMSTSRGSIKREKRPPSPEDDDVIILSDNDSPSPPMNGLSHFKELDTDLLMKSSPVERERIIKQLKVELRLEEAKLVLLKKLRQSQIQKDTLQKPSGLSSSSAPPPLIRGTITNNKGSQQILTGRSSGTVIPPPLVRGGQQVSSKHGSQIIMPPLVRGTQPISVSPQQIQALRQQQQQQQLAASGGSGPPPLLLGSRTSAPASHGQRGMVHSGLIRIGSSANTLASASSLKGSSSGSSGVSVVSVNDSPASRQAAAKLALRKQLEKTLLEIPPPKPPAPEFNFLPSAANNEFIYLVGLEEVVQNLLDTIHRGKTGVALSKTITRDPFTCTQCKTDFTCRWRHDKTKGGTVLCEHCMSSNQKKVLKAEHTKRLKAAFVKALQQEQEIEQRIFQQTCSPVSHSSSSSSSSMKAEQLVSQQLKQAHARASSQHLHQASRGANMVHHHSVKQSSQGQLSHGVSSLGVRGIPHSFSSSSQLQSAVAAAALVSRPGVTMAYVNPSLTGHKSSASADARQREYLLDMIPSRSSISQTANTWK